One Gemmatimonadales bacterium DNA segment encodes these proteins:
- a CDS encoding four-helix bundle copper-binding protein produces the protein MTHTATPSMTHEMQDCIANCTECHNICAATAGHCLDMGGQHASRQHQTTLLDCAQICATSAEFMLRQSELHSSVCGVCAEACRRCADDCERMANGDGMMQQCAQVCRRSQHSCERMARM, from the coding sequence ATGACCCACACCGCCACCCCCTCGATGACCCACGAGATGCAGGATTGCATCGCGAACTGTACCGAGTGCCACAACATCTGCGCCGCCACCGCCGGGCACTGCCTCGACATGGGCGGCCAACATGCGTCGCGCCAGCATCAGACCACGTTGCTCGACTGCGCCCAGATCTGCGCCACCAGCGCCGAGTTCATGCTGCGCCAGTCCGAACTTCATTCCAGCGTCTGCGGTGTGTGCGCCGAGGCCTGCCGCCGCTGTGCGGACGATTGCGAGCGGATGGCCAACGGGGATGGGATGATGCAGCAGTGCGCCCAGGTCTGCCGGCGCTCCCAGCACTCGTGCGAGCGGATGGCCCGAATGTAA